ATACCGCTTCTTTTCGAGATCAGCGAGGTTGTTCAGGACGATTTTCTCGACGAGACTTCCGGTGAGGTTCAGTGCCCTCAGCTGAAGAAGGAGACATTCCTGGAGATTCCGTGCCGCGATGCCGGGAGGATCGAACCCCTGGATGTGCAGGAGGGCTGAGGCGACCCTTTCCGTGGCGGCATGCGCGGCATCGGCGATTTCCTCGACCGATGCCCTGAGATATCCGTTCTCATCGATATTACCGATGATCATCTCGCCGATCCGCTTCATCTCGTCGGAGACATCGGAGAGCCGCAACTGCCACATGAGGTGATCGGTGAGGTCCATCTCCTTGGAGACGAATTGTTCGAAGGAAGGGCTCTCGACCGTACCCGGTGTGAAGTATCCAAGGTCCCGGCCGTCGCTTCCCCGTTCGTCGAAGTAATCGTCGACGCTCAATCCCCCGCTCGAAATCAGCTTTTCGAGGGGCGCCTCCGTATCGTCGGAGAAGGTCTCTGGCTCGATGTTCTCGATCTCTTCTTTCGTGAGATCTTCCTTGTCTTCACCGATCTCTTCGAGAAAGGGGTTCTCAATGAGCTCTTGCGTGAGCGCCTCGGAGAGTTCGAGTTGCGGCATCTGGAGGAGCTTTATCGCAAGCTGCAGCTGCGGCGTGAGGACGAGCTTCTGGCTCAGTTTTAATTCCAGTCTGCTTTCGAGTGCCGCCATTAGAGCCGAAATTCCTTTCCGAGGTATGTCTCTTTCACCTTCGGGTTGGCGATGAGTTTTTCCGGTATCCCTTCGTCGAGGATGCCCCCGCTGCTTATGATGTACGCCCTGTCCGTTATAGACAGCGTATCCCTTACGTTGTGGTCGGTTACGAGTACCCCCAAACCCTTTTCTTTCAAGTACCGAAGCATTTTCTTCAGTTCTATTATAGCAATTGGATCGATTCCTGCAAAAGGCTCATCGAAGAGGATGAAGGTGGGATCGATAGCGAGGGCGCGGGCTATCTCGGTTCTCCTCCGTTCTCCTCCTGAAAGACGGTAGGAATGCCTGTCAGCAAACTCGCCGAGGTTGAATTCTTCCAGGAGCTGGCTGATTCGGCTCTCCCTCTCGGCCTCCGAGTAACCTTTGATTTCGAGTACCGCCCTGAGGTTGTCCCTGACCGTCAG
This window of the Thermodesulfovibrionales bacterium genome carries:
- the lptB gene encoding LPS export ABC transporter ATP-binding protein — translated: MHTLEARNLTKSYRGKEAVADLSIGVSTGEIVGLLGPNGAGKTTTFYMIVGLIRPDRGSIFLDEEEIGQLPMYKRAIRGISYLPQEPSIFRKLTVRDNLRAVLEIKGYSEAERESRISQLLEEFNLGEFADRHSYRLSGGERRRTEIARALAIDPTFILFDEPFAGIDPIAIIELKKMLRYLKEKGLGVLVTDHNVRDTLSITDRAYIISSGGILDEGIPEKLIANPKVKETYLGKEFRL